A section of the Zymoseptoria tritici IPO323 chromosome 9, whole genome shotgun sequence genome encodes:
- a CDS encoding protein kinase WD40, whose protein sequence is MGQGYSAVTLPAGPSAIETSELTDLTYEKTLGGARFLRTVRAKHSSGIVVAKVITKSNPSVSFKRYSALLREERQKLRGIPNVLPYARIRETAALGLLVRQFVHTSLYDRVSIRPFLEGVEKKWIAFQLLCAVRDCHAQGVFHGDIKSENVLVTSWGWVYLTDFASQFKPVYLPEDNPADFSFYYDASARRTCYLAPERFLAAGEKPREGNVVQWNMDIFSLGCVLAELFTESPTFTLSQLYRYRKGEYDPTVTLLNKVDDEHVRSLISSMIRLDPTERWHANDYLDEYKEKVFPLYFYNHLHTLMQEITDPMTGRKSGQTADKNNGISDERIDRIYNDFEILSVSLGYQDAATAEESAQSNPALRTGLFPMQVDLPNSRHTVQSAHHLTSENGTFVLLNVIASAMRTCARAASKVRACELLLAFAERLPDEGKLDRVLPYIIPLLEDPNDMVLVAALRTMTQILAMVTVVSPVNSFLFTQYIFPKLQVFVKSTTFRKYSLVRATYAACLASLAETASRFLDAMQALKAEGSLPSAERGGDTDEDYTVDPEAYDATRLEMLEQFEGQTKVFLTDTDTAVRRAFLTSVSSLCVFFGEARASDIILSHLNTYLNDPDWLLKRDFFKTIVGVAVYIGSANLEEYILPLMLQALTDPQELVVEQALRSMASMAEMGLLQRSKIWELIDTVARFQMHPNFWIKEAACHLISATTTYLSMADVRILVAPLIQPYLKVPIGSLTESELLDALKKPLPRAVLDLAVQWAVRVEKSVFWKPARESKQLSSPGVAQMPPQSSVAGLSSKSFAKVPKTDEDEQWLGRLRNAGMTTEDEMKLLAFREYIWRSAQRSKRDDGNGQDGRYEQMISLSALKITPQTVIFENSLEAYEQHSQRQEEERTIVEAIEEASTVDARKKPDEEGGLGVRSADSGATAGMPIDQRRVSGLRSKNSGSLSSSPSSGIGLLGRDVDRALRQKGAAAGLLGGADLRVKAQAEVATDDTTATGRLNSPHPASRKPSPSPNADSRPSTARTVSHRSVHNYAGNDPTVLKLLDAVYVDTFPIDAADFGPVVQLKSGLIPTNSNQPNTGPWRPQGQLIAVLGEHTAKVTRILPAPSHLFFLTASDDGTVKVWDTARLERNITHRSRQTYRLPSGVKVTSLCFVEGTHSFICTGSDGSIHAIRVDVTESSSTTRYGKLRTIKTWNIPPLSTSSSSAPEHALWSEHFLASPTSTLLITTSANRILAFSLKHTSLLYSLRVPSPHGSPSTFCISRRKDWLLVGTTTGVLHLWDLRFHVRLRSWSFANPAPITRLQLHPSRKSSRRNMFCMTGGTAVGEVSVWSLEKGVCFEVYRGAHGEGRERVDLREYELRNLEDEKGDKSLERAMEREGEVRMGRAAFAVFGAQTSVKDPEVQSAFLVAGGPDGKVRFWDCERLEGCSVVSGNEGDQQPTYSFSQLSLDTRVCTERDADAAAAAGQGVESSPVGGGGKGRAAAGSVSGDKGKTPSRYEVIRTSARNLMRRHLDLVTDVAVVERPVGMVVSADRGGMVFVHL, encoded by the coding sequence ATGGGTCAAGGCTACTCAGCCGTTACTCTCCCAGCCGGTCCCTCCGCCATCGAGACCTCCGAGCTCACAGACTTGACCTACGAGAAGACCCTCGGCGGCGCTCGCTTCCTCCGCACCGTTCGAGCCAAACATTCTTCCGGAATCGTCGTCGCCAAGGTCATCACCAAATCCAACCCCTCCGTGAGCTTTAAACGCTACTCCGCACTACTTCGCGAGGAGCGACAAAAGCTGCGAGGCATCCCGAACGTCTTACCTTATGCTCGGATACGAGAGACTGCAGCACTCGGTCTACTAGTCCGACAATTCGTTCACACCTCTCTTTACGACCGAGTGAGCATCCGTCCATTTCTGGAAGGCGTCGAGAAGAAATGGATAGCATTTCAACTGCTCTGCGCCGTCCGAGACTGTCATGCTCAAGGCGTCTTCCACGGCGACATCAAGTCGGAGAATGTGCTTGTCACTAGCTGGGGATGGGTGTACCTGACGGACTTCGCATCGCAGTTCAAACCGGTGTATCTGCCTGAAGACAATCcggccgacttctccttctaCTACGATGCTTCCGCGCGGAGAACGTGTTATCTGGCGCCGGAACGATTCCTTGCTGCGGGCGAGAAGCCTAGGGAAGGGAACGTGGTGCAGTGGAATATGGATATCTTCAGTCTGGGTTGTGTTCTCGCTGAGTTGTTCACTGAGTCGCCAACATTCACCCTCAGTCAGCTGTATCGGTATCGGAAGGGGGAGTACGACCCAACGGTGACGCTGCTGAATAAAGTGGACGATGAACATGTGCGGAGCCTGATCAGCAGTATGATTCGTTTGGATCCGACGGAGAGGTGGCATGCAAATGACTACCTGGACGAGTACAAAGAGAAAGTTTTCCCGTTGTACTTCTATAATCACTTGCATACGTTGATGCAAGAGATTACGGATCCAATGACTGGTCGGAAGAGTGGACAGACAGCGGACAAGAACAATGGGATCTCGGATGAGCGGATCGACAGGATCTACAATGACTTTGAGATCTTGTCGGTGTCTCTGGGGTATCAGGATGCTGCGACTGCGGAAGAAAGTGCTCAGTCGAACCCGGCATTACGCACTGGACTATTTCCGATGCAAGTCGACCTTCCGAACAGTCGACATACAGTGCAGTCGGCACATCACTTGACGAGTGAGAATGGGACATTCGTCCTGTTGAATGTCATCGCATCGGCAATGCGAACTTGCGCACGAGCAGCTTCAAAGGTGCGGGCATGCGAGCTACTGCTTGCGTTCGCTGAAAGACTGCCAGATGAGGGAAAACTGGACCGAGTGCTCCCATACATCATCCCACTGCTGGAAGATCCCAACGACATGGTTCTTGTGGCGGCTCTCCGAACCATGACCCAAATCCTCGCCATGGTCACGGTCGTCTCACCAGTCaactccttcctcttcacacAATACATCTTCCCGAAATTACAAGTCTTCGTCAAATCGACGACATTCAGGAAATACTCTCTCGTCAGAGCAACGTATGCAGCATGTCTGGCCAGCCTCGCTGAAACAGCCTCCCGCTTCCTCGATGCCATGCAGGCTCTCAAAGCAGAAGGCTCTCTTCCATCTGCCGAAAGAGGCGGCGACACAGACGAAGACTACACAGTCGACCCGGAGGCTTATGACGCCACCCGCCTTGAGATGCTCGAGCAGTTTGAAGGCCAGACGAAGGTCTTTCTCACTGATACCGATACCGCCGTCCGTCGAGCATTCTTGACTTCAGTCTCAAGTCTATGTGTCTTCTTCGGAGAAGCTCGAGCCAGCGACATCATCCTCAGCCATCTCAACACTTACCTTAACGACCCGGATTGGCTACTCAAACGAGACTTCTTCAAGACAATAGTCGGCGTGGCAGTCTACATCGGCAGCGCAAATTTGGAAGAGTATATCCTGCCACTCATGCTGCAAGCTCTCACCGACCCGCAAGAACTGGTCGTCGAACAAGCTCTTCGATCTATGGCGAGCATGGCTGAAATGGGCCTCCTTCAACGCTCGAAGATATGGGAACTCATCGACACCGTTGCGAGGTTTCAGATGCACCCCAACTTCTGGATCAAAGAAGCTGCTTGCCATCTCATCTCCGCTACGACGACGTACTTGTCCATGGCCGATGTGAGGATCTTGGTGGCACCGTTGATACAGCCGTACTTGAAAGTGCCGATTGGCAGTCTGACCGAGTCGGAGCTGCTGGATGCGCTGAAGAAACCATTGCCAAGAGCAGTGTTGGATCTGGCGGTCCAATGGGCAGTGAGAGTGGAGAAGAGTGTATTCTGGAAACCGGCAAGGGAGTCGAAACAATTGTCTTCGCCGGGGGTGGCGCAGATGCCGCCGCAGTCCTCCGTGGCTGGGCTGTCGTCAAAGTCGTTTGCGAAAGTGCCCAAGACGGATGAAGACGAACAGTGGCTCGGACGGCTACGAAACGCAGGTATGACGACCGAAGACGAGATGAAACTGCTGGCTTTCAGAGAATACATCTGGCGCTCGGCGCAGCGGTCGAAGCGAGATGATGGGAATGGGCAGGATGGCAGGTACGAGCAAATGATCAGCTTGTCTGCTTTGAAGATCACGCCGCAGACGGTCATCTTCGAGAATAGTCTGGAGGCGTATGAGCAGCATTCGCAgcggcaggaggaggagaggacgatTGTGGAGGCTATTGAGGAGGCTTCCACGGTCGATGCGAGGAAGAAAccggatgaggagggtgggTTGGGTGTGAGGAGTGCGGATAGCGGGGCCACTGCGGGTATGCCGATTGACCAGCGGAGAGTGTCAGGACTGAGGTCGAAGAACTCAGGAAGTCTTTCTTCATCACCAAGCTCGGGGATCGGACTGCTGGGGAGAGATGTCGACAGGGCTTTGCGGCAGAAAGgcgctgctgctggcctCTTAGGTGGAGCTGATCTGCGTGTCAAGGCACAGGCCGAAGTCGCCACTGACGATACGACCGCCACTGGAAGGCTGAACTCGCCTCATCCGGCAAGTCGCAAGCCATCACCCTCGCCGAATGCCGACTCACGACCTTCGACTGCGAGGACTGTTAGTCACAGATCCGTGCACAACTACGCTGGTAACGATCCGACGGTCCTCAAGCTTCTCGATGCAGTCTACGTCGACACCTTCCCAATTGACGCAGCCGACTTCGGACCAGTCGTCCAACTCAAAAGTGGCCTGATCCCCACAAACAGCAACCAACCCAACACCGGACCCTGGCGACCACAAGGTCAACTCATTGCAGTCCTAGGCGAGCACACCGCAAAGGTTACCCGTATCCTCCCCGCTCCAAGccacctcttcttcctcaccgcCTCCGACGACGGCACAGTCAAAGTCTGGGACACCGCCCGCCTCGAACGCAACATAACCCACCGCTCCCGACAAACCTACCGTCTCCCCTCCGGCGTTAAAGTCACCTCCCTCTGCTTCGTCGAAGGAACCCACTCGTTCATCTGCACCGGCTCCGATGGCAGTATCCACGCCATCCGTGTGGACGTCACCGAATCCAGCTCCACCACCCGCTACGGCAAGCTGCGCACTATCAAGACCTGGAATATCCCACCCCTCTctacatcctcctcctccgcacccGAACACGCCCTCTGGTCAGAACACTTCCTcgcctctcccacctccaccctcctgATCACCACATCCGCAAACcgcatcctcgccttctccctcAAACACACTTCCCTCCTCTACTCCCTCCGCGTCCCCTCCCCGCACGGCTCACCGTCCACATTCTGCATCTCCCGCCGGAAAGACTGGTTACTCGTCGGCACTACAACCGGTGTTCTGCATCTCTGGGACTTACGCTTCCATGTCCGCCTCCGGTCGTGGTCGTTTGCCAACCCCGCGCCGATTACGAGGTTGCAATTACATCCGAGTAGAaagagttcgaggaggaataTGTTTTGTATGACGGGTGGGACGGCGGTGGGGGAGGTGAGTGTTTGGAGTTTGGAGAAGGGGGTTTGTTTCGAAGTTTATCGGGGTGCGCatggggaggggagggagagggtggatTTGAGGGAGTATGAGTTGAGGAATttggaggatgagaaggGGGATAAGTCGCTGGAGAgggcgatggagagggagggggaGGTTCGGATGGGGAGAGCGGCATTTGCGGTCTTTGGAGCGCAGACTTCGGTGAAAGATCCTGAAGTGCAGAGTGCTTTTCTTGTCGCGGGTGGACCGGATGGGAAGGTGAGGTTTTGGGATTGTGAACGCTTGGAAGGATGTTCGGTCGTCTCCGGGAATGAGGGTGACCAACAGCCGACATACTCCTTTAGCCAACTCAGCCTCGATACGCGGGTCTGCACCGAGCGGGATGCGgacgctgctgctgctgctgggcAGGGAGTGGAGTCGAGTCCcgttggcggtggtggtaAGGGAAGAGCTGCAGCTGGGAGTGTGAGTGGGGATAAGGGAAAGACGCCTTCGAGGTATGAAGTAATCCGGACGAGCGCGAGGAATTTGATGAGGAGGCATTTGGATTTGGTGACGGAtgttgcggtggtggagaggcCGGTGGGGATGGTTGTTAGTGCGGATCGAGGAGGGATGGTTTTTGTGCATTTGTAG